The segment GATTCATCCACTGCTTCTCTGATGATCTCAGATTGGTCTGAGATCGAATACTTTCGCCTTACTTTGACTCCAATATCATCGAGTTGCTGGCTGATCCATTGAGAATTGGTGTCCAATATTTGACCATAAAGAATCTCATCACCTATCGTGATGATGTCTGCAAAAACTTCTTTCATTGATGTACTGCGTTGAATAAAGATGGACAGGCGTTCAAATTCATGTGTACCTTATATACTGCAAGGTGTAAATTAGGTTCAAAATTGGGATGAATAAAAAACAATCTAATGTTCACTGCAATTTATTTTAATGAGTAAATTAATCGGGAAGGACTTTACATTCATGGATCATATGCCGTACCTTAGGAAATAGTATGAAAGGAATGAAAATTTGTTACATCCTAATCGTCACTCTCTTGGCATCTGCCTGCCACCCAAAGAAAAGCAATGGCGAAAAAACTCCTGAAGAAATCAGTCAGGAAAAGTTCGACGGCAACTACAAGGTCGGCGACTCATATGCCATCGTTTATCCCATGCACCATGCCTTCGAAGTAGAAATCCAATTTTTCGCTACACCTGTGATATTCTACTTTGATTCACTGGCTAGCAGTGGCGATTTTGTATATACGTCAGACGATCAATCCATGTCATTTACCATGGAGAAAGACCATCGCACTGGCACTTTCTTTGAAATCAATGAACCTCCTCTCAAGGTCGTCAAAGAATAAAAACCAACTATTTCCTTCAAATTATCATTATGCCTCTGCATCAACTGAGTAGTTATGACTAATATTGAAGTTTCAAAAAAACAATCACCATATGCGTAAGCAATTTTTACTTACTTGTTTTATTTCCATCTTCCTATTCCAAGGTTCTTTTGCCAACACACCGCTTGACAAAAAAACCAAAGAAGACAACGAGCCAAAGATTGAAAGGTTGTTGATCATCGTCTTGGTGAGAAACGTCGAAAACAGAAAGACACTAGAAGAAGAGCTTTCTTTTGATTTTTCGGATAAGGGCGTCCATACTGTCTTGAGTTACAACACGCGCTTGGCTGGACTCGAACATGTCAGAGAGGAAGATGTGTTGGCTACATGTAAGAAAAACAATGCAGATGGCGTACTACTGGTCAAGCTAATCGATGTAGAAGAGCAAAATGCCTACTCATACAACCAACGGTCACAATATACTGGCGCAGGCACTCCTTCGTACAACAGCAGTGGTGTGGTGATCAACAACACGGGCGTATATGCATGGGGAGATTATGCCTATGGCAACTACTTTGACGCGGTGAGTTCTAACATCATCGAGATCAAATCCGATCTATATCACACGGGAGAAAAGAAGATCATTTTCACCAACACCTCCAAAATGAGAGTCGGAGAAATCGAAGAAGCCATTGGGAAGTTCTCCAAAAAACTAAGCAAGCAAATTGTGAAATCTAAAAAAATAGAGACTTACAAGTAACATTATACCTTGGATGCCAAGCGGACGGCCTGATTGATGGCACGCTTGGCGTCCAGTTCTAGTGCCAAGTCTGCCCCTCCTATTTTGGTAACTTTCTGTCCCAATGCCTCCAGCTCAGTTGCCAAGCCATCTTCAGACAACTGTCCTGCACACAAGACCACCTGATCCACCTCCAATACATGCTGTTTGCCGTCTCTGGTGTAGTGTAACCCTTTGTCATCTATTTTGTCATAGGTTACAGCAGTGATCATCTGCACTTTCTTTCCTTTGAGAGCCAATCGATGGATCCAACCTGTGGTTTTACCCAGCTTCGCGCCCATTTTGCCTTTGGTGCGCTGAAACATCGTGACTTGTCGGGGGGCGGTAAGTGGCTCTGCCTTGATTCCATCTATTCCTCCACGTACATCATTGTTAGGATCAATACCCCATTCTTTGAGAAAGGCAGCTGTATCAAGGCTGGTACTCACGCCTGCATGTGTCAAATACTCAGCAACATCAAAACCAATCCCTCCTGCCCCAATAATTGCGACTTTTGCTCCGACGGGCATTTCATCTCTGAGTACATCCAGATAAGACAGCACTTTGGGATGATCTACTCCTTCGATCCGTGGTTTGCGTGGTTTGATGCCTGTAGCAATGATGATTTCATCATATTGTCCCTCTTGTAGGAGTTTTGCATCTACTTGGGTATTTAGTTCTAAACTAACTCCTGTGATTTCAATTCTCTTTTGAAAGTACCTCAAAGTTTCATAAAACTCTTCCTTGCCTGGTATTTTCTTGGCAATATTGAACTGTCCTCCGATCTGTGGAGCTGCATCGTAGAGTACGACCTCATGACCTCTCTCAGCTGCTGAGGTGGCAAATGCCAAACCTGCAGGCCCAGCACCGACGACTGCCAATTTTTTCTTGTTTGCTACGGGACTTAAAACAATCTCGGTCTCATGACAAGCACGAGGATTGACCAAACAACTGGCAATCTTGCGCTTGAATACATGATCCAAACATGCCTGATTGCAAGCAATACAAGTATTGATCTCTGCCTCTCGTGACTCCATGCTCTTGTTGATCAACTCAGGATCAGCCAAAAAAGGTCTCGCCATAGACACCATGTCGGCATCACCAGCCGCCAATATCTCCTCAGCTATGTGCGGCATATTGATGCGATTGGTTGTGATCAGAGGAATTCTCACCTCTTCCTTGAGTTTCTTAGTCACCCAAGAAAAAGCCCCTCTGGGCACCATCGTTGCGATCGTCGGGATTCTCGCCTCATGCCAACCAATCCCTGTATTGATGATCGTCGCACCAGCCCTTTCGACTTCCTTGGCCAATTGTACGACTTCTTCCCAACTGCTCCCTCCTGGCACCAAATCCAACATGGATAAGCGGTAGATAATAATAAACTCTGGCCCTACCGCCTCTCTGACTGCCTTGACTATCTCTATAGGAAATTTGATTCTGTTCTCATAGCTACCTCCCCACTCGTCTGTACGGCGATTTGTTTTGGAGACGATGAATTGGTTGATCAGGTAGCCTTCCGAGCCCATGATTTCTACACCATCGTATCCCGCCTCTTTTGCCCAATAGGCACTGTTGGCAAAATCCTTGATCGTAGATTTGATACCTCTACGACTCAGAGCAAAAGGTTTGAAGGGGGAAATTGGAGATTTAATAGCTGAGGGAGCCACATTGA is part of the Reichenbachiella agarivorans genome and harbors:
- a CDS encoding oxidoreductase yields the protein MSEHPYPHLFAPLDLGFTTLKNRSLMGSMHTGLEEAKDGFERLATFYGDRARGGVALIVTGGVAPNRQGWVGPFSARMTKSSHAKKHRLITDRVHAEGGKIAMQILHSGRYGYHPLNVAPSAIKSPISPFKPFALSRRGIKSTIKDFANSAYWAKEAGYDGVEIMGSEGYLINQFIVSKTNRRTDEWGGSYENRIKFPIEIVKAVREAVGPEFIIIYRLSMLDLVPGGSSWEEVVQLAKEVERAGATIINTGIGWHEARIPTIATMVPRGAFSWVTKKLKEEVRIPLITTNRINMPHIAEEILAAGDADMVSMARPFLADPELINKSMESREAEINTCIACNQACLDHVFKRKIASCLVNPRACHETEIVLSPVANKKKLAVVGAGPAGLAFATSAAERGHEVVLYDAAPQIGGQFNIAKKIPGKEEFYETLRYFQKRIEITGVSLELNTQVDAKLLQEGQYDEIIIATGIKPRKPRIEGVDHPKVLSYLDVLRDEMPVGAKVAIIGAGGIGFDVAEYLTHAGVSTSLDTAAFLKEWGIDPNNDVRGGIDGIKAEPLTAPRQVTMFQRTKGKMGAKLGKTTGWIHRLALKGKKVQMITAVTYDKIDDKGLHYTRDGKQHVLEVDQVVLCAGQLSEDGLATELEALGQKVTKIGGADLALELDAKRAINQAVRLASKV